A window from Melopsittacus undulatus isolate bMelUnd1 chromosome Z, bMelUnd1.mat.Z, whole genome shotgun sequence encodes these proteins:
- the CMTM4 gene encoding CKLF-like MARVEL transmembrane domain-containing protein 4 gives MRNGDDLEGFDGEASSTSMISGTSSPYQPTTEPVSQRRGLGGLRCDLDYLRGTFGKIKLAEVVLALIAFICIETIMECSPCEGLYFFEFVSCSALVVTGVLLLMFSLNLHTRIPQINWNLTDLVNTGLSTFFFFIASVVLAALNHKTGAEIAAVIFGFLAMAVYAVNTYLAIKKWRMNSRQQNSRQTSDYIRARTESREVDHHPEIQRLDA, from the exons ATGAGGAACGGCGATGACTTGGAGGGCTTCGATGGCGAAGCGTCCAGCACCTCCATGATCTCGGGGACCAGCAGTCCCTACCAGCCCACCACGGAGCCCGTCAGCCAGCGCCGGGGTCTCGGCGGCCTTCGCTGCGACCTGGACTACCTGCGGGGCACCTTCGGCAAGATCAAGCTGGCCGAGGTG GTTTTGGCACTGATTGCATTCATCTGCATAGAGACCATCATGGAATGCTCCCCTTGTGAAGGCCTTTATTTCTTTGAGTTTGTGAGCTGTAGTGCGTTGGTGGTTACTGGAGTTCTGTTGCTTATGTTCAGTCTAAATCTTCACACAAGAATACCGCAGATCAACTGGAATCTTACT gatctGGTCAACACTGGACTCagcactttcttctttttcattgccTCTGTAGTACTTGCTGCTTTAAACCATAAAACTGGAGCAGAAATTGCTGCTGTG ATATTTGGTTTCTTGGCAATGGCAGTGTATGCTGTGAACACATACTTAGCTATTAAAAAGTGGCGAATGAACAGCAGACAACAAAATAGTCGGCAGACCAGTGATTACATACGTGCTCGAACAGAGTCCAGAGAAGTGGATCATCACCCTGAGATTCAGCGTCTGGATGCATGA